The genomic DNA CTCTGTTCATGGTGGCACCTTGTTTGATGAAGAATGTAGAGGTTTGTGCTACACAAAGTCCAAATGGAAGAGTTGCTAGCCAAATGGGGATCAAGTTTAGAACAAGTTTCATCTCCTCCACCTTGGTCACAGTTACTAGTCTCCAAGGACTTGGTTTCTCGGTCAAGTTTTGCGCACTTATGATTGCCGCCTTGTCAAGAAATCTGAAACACGTGATGCCAAGAAAATCTTgttcatataatattttttgcAGTGATTATATTGTACAAAAATAATAGTTTGATAATAtaacatgtcaaatttgacaacataACATGTCATATTAACATATTAGATATGTCACATGTGAACGTTACCCTTATCATATATAAACAAGGAACATATTGTGTTATGTAAAGAAAGGATATCATCACTTCGCTTACTTGAGCTTCTCGGTGTGGCACAGAAGCCTCACATTGACCTTTTCCGATTTGGAGATTTCATACAATTGAGCAGGGTCAGAAGGGTGAGGCAGACTTCTCTTAGCAATGGCAGCTACAAGAACCTGCAACATTGGTGTCAAGGGGCTTCCGGTTGGTTTCCGATAACGGTAATTCCGCCTTCCAATTATGAAGATAGCAAGTGATACAGCCATGACTGCAGTCAGAACAATATCACCAACACCCCAACTCACATGGTCTTGCACATACACAACCACAGTTACCCCAAGTAAAAGCCCACAACAAAGCCCAAAATTCCACCAATTGAAAAAGGACATCTTTTGCTTCCTTTCTTCACGGTGATCGTCATCGAATTGGTCAGCTCCGAAGCTTTCCAGGGCAGGCTTATGACCCCCAGTCCCTATAGAAACTAAGTAGATTGCAAGGAAGAACACAACTTCATGTATTTTTCTGGGTTCATGACATGTTTTTGTATCACAAGGCCTCAAGCTGGGTAAGAACCAGGACATGCACAGAAGAATCAAACCCTAAAACAACAGAACAGTCATATTCTTAGTAAATTAATAGTTTATAACAAATTAATTTGTTTCAACTGGGCGATGCTATTTGGCACACAAAACGGAGACACTCTCTAATACAAGTGAGGCGCACATGCCAGTCGGGATTACATATATTAGAGATCGAATATGTCAGtaagtgttttaattttgtgtgtTCAAATAGTTTAATTGTTCAAACAGTAAACGAAATTAACTACCATGAGGTAAATGATGGATGAAAAAAGAACTGTTTTGAAGCGCCCCAAGTAAGCATCAGCTATGAAGCCTCCAAATAGCGGAATCAGTGTGGTGACACCAGACCAGTAATTGACACTTTTTGCTGCGGTCTTGAGGTCGTCATGCAGTACTCTGGTGAGGTAAAGAATTAAGCTAGTTGCTATTCCAAAGTAGCTCAACCTCTCACTGAACTCGATTGCTACACACACAGAGGATGATCACATACAGTTAAAATTGGAGAAGTCAACTAATTGTTAATTATCAGATAAAATTCAGCTGAAGAATTTGaaccaaagaaagaaaactgGTTCATATAATTTTGTGCCTTTTCATCTGTGATAGTAGCACAGTATTATCCTGATCATATTGGACTGTGATGATTAAAGTTGTATATAATAAAGCTACAAGTATGGAAaatggacaaggattgtctgctctTCCACTTctcgtgccctcctgtttgtgtggtcatggttaagccacgtcagcattttatattattatttattagccacgtaaacattttatattattatttatttttatcttattatctctataaaaaaactgatgtggcttaaccgtaaccacacaaaacaggagaGCACAAGAGGGCACCGGAAGTGGAAGGGTAGACAATCATTGTCCATGGAAAATATGGATAAAATGGCCATTCAAAAGGTAAGAAAAAGATAGATTATGTAGCTTTGGAGTCTCGTACCACTACAGGTATGGCCCTTCGAAAACCTTATCTGGTTTACTTCCCTCTCTAAATTTCATTAAATCAAAGCTATACCAAGGCTATCatgcataaaaaaaacataatagcAAAAGCTATTTCTATACATGCTTAAGTTCTTGTGTTTCTTTACATATATATGTCTTATTGAGGGGAAAGATTTTTCCGCTACATAATATCTCGTACCAATAATAAAATGTTATGCATAAGATTTTCTTAACATATATATCATTGCATTATTACAAAGTAACTATGACTCATGCCATCTAATATATTGTTTCCTCCTGTTAACCTGAAATGGCTGGTAGGCCTTATTTATCGGGGTTTAGGATTTAGCTAGGGAGCCAGTATATAATTTTAGAATTATTAAGATATACCACATGATCTTGAGCATAAAATAGACCCGcatatatataaagtttgttCTAATTTGATATGTTAGGTCattaaattatgaattaaatATGAGCCACTAATTACGTAGGATAGTGCTATTTATATACCTATTCTTATTTTTCatacacccttgttaatttttggttattcatcttctttaattcattcgatctgttgtcagaaaatagaaaaaggtgtgtaagaaataaaaatggatGTGTAGATAGCACTACTCATTATATATGAGTGAACTTAGAAGTATTTGTGGCTCTAATTAACTGAATTTTCCAAAATATTTGCGAGCACAAAAGCACTAATTCGTAGCTTGGTGACCTTTTTCAGCACTTTGTTGATTACTTGTGTTAATCGGGTAGGATGGCCACTAACCCTAAACgctatttacacacacacagagtaaGTGTGCTGAGGCTCCGGTCCCTCATCACAGGCACTCTTAGCTCATATGACATATATATTCACGgcctacatatatatatatatatatatccacctTCCGTGGTTCTGCCCGAAGAAAGTGATAATACAATACAAGACAGCAAAGCAACATAAAAGAATACAATATTCGTTTTGTGGACGATATTTTCGTCAACAAGTTATATATTCCTACGATgaaaatatatgtatttcaatttcCATTGTACATGAACTGTTTATCATGATCTTTCACGGCTAAAACttgacaaaaataattaagccaaaaaaagaaaaatcttgcAGAGCATATGACAGAAGCAGCATAAAatataggggtgtgctatccatacaccccaaattacttctcacacacctcttgttCATTTctgtctgttgatcttcttcaattcattcgatctaacAGCCGAAAATTAGAAGACTGTGTGAGAAGTAacatggggtgtgtggatatcacaccccaaaaTATAATTGCTCAAGCAAAGTAGCATGAAATTATAGACTTTATTTTTGGCAATCAAGAGAAACTTACGTATTACGGCTATATTTAGTAGTTTGGCATAAATATTATTTCTTACCAACAATAAAGAGAGAGGCTTTCCAAACACCAGTTGAAGCTCGGATAGGAATGTTTCCTTTATGATCCAGGGAAGAATCATAAacccatttctcctcatcttcAATAACTTTGCTCGACTTTGCTCCCCTTCTTTCTTCCATCTTCACTAAGAAATTGAACTTCTTGTACTAATATCACTTCCAAAGAAGGAAGCAAAAGTATTTAGGTCAAGGCTGTGTGATTCCTAACAAGATGGAAATCTGGTATACATTTATATGTGCGTTGGTGCAAGGAACATTGACTTTGGTTCTCTTTATATAGGGGAGGGAGGACACTCACTTTTCACATGTTTCTCTTTTTGAAATTCTTCAAGTTACCGTATGACCGATACGTGTCAGTATCGAGACCATATATTTAGTGCATTAATTTATTcagattttgttaaattttagaGTATCGTCAAATGAGATATCAAAATTGCCACGTAAACACATAATAGTGAAAAATGGCAGCAAGCTCCATCCAA from Pyrus communis chromosome 17, drPyrComm1.1, whole genome shotgun sequence includes the following:
- the LOC137723631 gene encoding protein NRT1/ PTR FAMILY 5.6-like → MEERRGAKSSKVIEDEEKWVYDSSLDHKGNIPIRASTGVWKASLFIVAIEFSERLSYFGIATSLILYLTRVLHDDLKTAAKSVNYWSGVTTLIPLFGGFIADAYLGRFKTVLFSSIIYLMGLILLCMSWFLPSLRPCDTKTCHEPRKIHEVVFFLAIYLVSIGTGGHKPALESFGADQFDDDHREERKQKMSFFNWWNFGLCCGLLLGVTVVVYVQDHVSWGVGDIVLTAVMAVSLAIFIIGRRNYRYRKPTGSPLTPMLQVLVAAIAKRSLPHPSDPAQLYEISKSEKVNVRLLCHTEKLKFLDKAAIISAQNLTEKPSPWRLVTVTKVEEMKLVLNLIPIWLATLPFGLCVAQTSTFFIKQGATMNREFANGFEVPPASIYAIAAIGMIVSVTLYEKLLVPILRRTTGNERGINILQRIGIGMIFSVATMIAAALAEKKRLGLVKIDPIKGSHSMSVLWLAPQFLIIGFGDGFTLVGLQEYFYDQVPDSMRSLGIALYLSVIGAGNFLSSLLITAVDHITDNVGKSWFGKDLNSSRLDRFYWLLACVAAANLCVYVFVAQRYSYKSVQKVAVADSYEDEPEHGGPIP